In one window of Ruminococcus hominis DNA:
- a CDS encoding helix-turn-helix domain-containing protein yields MRKAALTEAQIRKHLADNLSYLRQAKTPKLSQKAVARILNLPPKTIMNYENANSSPMAYAVLRLAVYYGCTMEELLTKNLRKERKNIT; encoded by the coding sequence ATGAGAAAAGCAGCACTCACAGAAGCCCAGATCCGAAAGCATCTGGCAGATAATCTGTCTTATCTCCGGCAAGCCAAAACACCGAAGTTATCACAAAAGGCAGTTGCCAGAATCTTAAATCTTCCCCCGAAAACCATTATGAATTATGAAAATGCAAACTCCTCCCCGATGGCTTATGCCGTCCTTCGCCTTGCTGTGTATTACGGCTGCACGATGGAGGAACTGCTGACAAAAAATCTAAGAAAAGAAAGGAAGAATATCACGTGA
- a CDS encoding vWA domain-containing protein, translated as MNHSQRNLKKLIRAKEDSIADEELFLSAAYQKYQTSLARAVTGRYRYGLQVLLDWDISEQAGVAYTDNYKVHLNAANPITQSFPTRFLRSQSLTGLTGHEVGHLLYSDFTAHAVHLRSLENGSFYPKEPELSLPAYQTALEEIKEVLEEKDKAGCLTLARCAATFQNILEDIHIEDRMCEEFHGTFRQGIELNNLRMSEQIPSIQEQIDKEYQPFSIIANLILSYCRTGNINNPTGYQGDYLDTISDCTDLLDTAMESEKGTDRMLVSNALLALTWNYIQPLIEKTREELEMHGEDSAADALEDLLGDEVSSGAPLPTGKSGAIPKNIKPASPKGSGNDEGNAPSGPRTKEDAIEEAKQVLSEEGGRIALTKTNTILDENNPGVTYVSQYQGSGYEHAAEDLFRILNDVAAEKVQEDCQTELTEELQKTANDIHYGNAHAGIHVTIHRLTSVSDYLKNEYQTVAPPLLRASKKLQSTILPLLKEEQQGGKQKNLLFGKRLDSHALYKTDGTIFTRTRLPGEEKRLAVALLIDESGSMGWGDRMTHARKTAIVLYDFCKSLGIPITIYGHSTDAGGVALYSYAEFDSVDNEDCYRLMDMCDRNGNRDGAALRFVAEHLCTRPELQKLLILISDGQPADYGYSGTEAEADLRGIKKEYEKRDVILFAAAIGDDKENIRRIYKDGFLDITKLEELPKNMAQLVKQHLK; from the coding sequence GTGAATCACAGCCAAAGAAATTTAAAGAAACTAATCCGGGCAAAAGAGGATTCCATTGCGGATGAGGAGTTATTCCTCTCCGCTGCCTATCAGAAGTACCAGACCTCCCTTGCCAGAGCCGTTACCGGACGTTACCGGTATGGACTGCAGGTACTGCTGGACTGGGACATTTCCGAACAGGCAGGCGTTGCATATACCGACAATTATAAGGTACATCTCAACGCAGCGAACCCGATCACCCAGTCTTTCCCCACCCGTTTCTTACGTTCCCAGAGCCTGACAGGGCTCACCGGGCATGAAGTGGGGCACTTACTCTATTCTGATTTCACAGCCCACGCTGTTCATCTGAGGAGTCTGGAAAACGGTTCCTTCTATCCGAAGGAGCCGGAGCTATCCCTTCCAGCTTATCAGACAGCACTGGAGGAGATCAAAGAAGTGTTAGAAGAAAAGGACAAAGCCGGATGCCTGACACTGGCACGATGCGCCGCAACTTTTCAAAACATTCTGGAAGACATCCATATTGAAGACCGTATGTGTGAGGAATTCCACGGCACCTTCCGACAGGGGATTGAACTCAATAACCTGCGTATGTCCGAACAGATTCCTTCCATACAGGAACAAATTGACAAAGAATACCAGCCATTTTCCATCATTGCCAACCTGATCCTTTCCTATTGCCGGACCGGAAACATCAACAATCCCACCGGCTATCAGGGGGATTATCTGGATACCATTTCCGATTGTACCGATCTTCTGGATACGGCAATGGAATCGGAAAAAGGCACTGACCGGATGCTGGTTTCCAATGCGCTCTTAGCCCTGACCTGGAACTATATCCAGCCGCTCATCGAAAAAACACGGGAGGAATTGGAAATGCATGGCGAGGATTCCGCTGCCGATGCTCTGGAAGATCTTCTAGGGGATGAAGTCAGCAGCGGCGCTCCTCTTCCGACCGGAAAAAGCGGTGCCATTCCAAAGAATATCAAACCAGCTTCCCCAAAAGGAAGCGGGAATGATGAGGGCAATGCTCCTTCCGGTCCACGTACCAAAGAGGATGCTATAGAGGAAGCCAAACAGGTGCTTTCGGAAGAAGGCGGGCGCATCGCTCTTACAAAGACCAATACCATTCTGGATGAAAACAACCCCGGCGTCACTTATGTCAGTCAGTATCAGGGCAGCGGCTATGAGCATGCTGCAGAGGATCTGTTCCGGATCTTGAACGATGTGGCTGCAGAAAAGGTGCAGGAAGACTGTCAGACGGAACTGACCGAGGAACTGCAGAAAACAGCCAATGATATTCATTACGGCAATGCCCATGCAGGCATCCATGTTACCATCCATCGCCTGACCAGTGTTTCCGATTACCTGAAGAATGAATACCAGACAGTTGCTCCCCCGCTCCTGCGGGCTTCCAAAAAGCTGCAAAGCACCATCCTGCCGCTTTTGAAAGAAGAACAGCAAGGCGGAAAGCAGAAGAATCTCCTGTTTGGAAAACGTCTGGACTCCCATGCTCTCTATAAGACAGACGGAACCATCTTTACCAGAACCAGACTTCCAGGAGAGGAAAAACGTCTGGCTGTTGCCCTCCTGATTGACGAGAGTGGTTCGATGGGTTGGGGTGACCGGATGACACATGCAAGAAAGACTGCCATTGTCCTTTATGATTTCTGTAAAAGCCTCGGTATCCCTATCACCATTTACGGGCATTCCACGGATGCAGGCGGCGTTGCTCTTTACTCCTATGCAGAATTTGATTCTGTGGACAATGAGGACTGTTACCGGCTGATGGATATGTGCGACCGCAACGGGAACCGGGACGGCGCAGCTCTCCGCTTCGTAGCAGAGCATTTGTGCACACGCCCGGAGCTTCAGAAGCTGCTGATCCTGATTTCTGACGGTCAGCCAGCCGATTACGGCTACAGCGGAACGGAAGCAGAGGCAGATCTGCGGGGCATCAAGAAAGAATACGAAAAACGGGATGTCATCCTGTTTGCGGCTGCCATTGGTGACGATAAGGAAAATATCCGCAGGATTTACAAGGACGGATTCCTGGATATCACGAAACTGGAAGAGCTTCCAAAGAATATGGCACAGCTTGTCAAACAGCATCTCAAATAA
- a CDS encoding AbrB/MazE/SpoVT family DNA-binding domain-containing protein, whose translation MNIALIRTMDSQGRIVIPAEIRKQMKLSDGDALELENVGMELLLRKCPTHLNGKEEMASYLSVLYSVIHCGIAICSEAHILVSAGIYLPEGTPVTEELAELVADGQELISAENCPVYPVSNTRQPVCAFFPILREDREPLALLLCSRTGQHLSEMELGCAKLVAAVIANKIK comes from the coding sequence ATGAATATTGCACTCATCCGGACCATGGACTCTCAGGGGCGTATCGTCATCCCTGCAGAAATCCGGAAACAAATGAAGCTCTCAGACGGAGATGCACTGGAACTGGAAAATGTGGGAATGGAGCTGCTTTTACGCAAATGCCCTACCCACTTAAACGGAAAAGAGGAAATGGCTTCCTATCTTTCCGTCCTCTACAGTGTCATCCACTGTGGTATCGCAATTTGCAGTGAGGCTCACATACTCGTATCTGCGGGCATCTATCTTCCGGAAGGCACTCCCGTTACAGAAGAACTCGCCGAATTGGTTGCGGACGGCCAGGAACTGATCTCTGCTGAGAACTGCCCTGTCTACCCGGTATCCAACACCCGTCAACCGGTTTGTGCTTTTTTCCCGATTTTAAGGGAAGACAGAGAGCCGCTGGCACTTCTTCTCTGTTCCAGAACCGGACAGCATTTATCCGAGATGGAATTGGGATGCGCTAAACTGGTCGCTGCCGTAATTGCAAACAAAATTAAGTAA
- a CDS encoding winged helix-turn-helix domain-containing protein, with translation MILTISDSEEGILNKIKSVLACESTLEVMEITNSEKLTFQGLEIDQLQRSVIKDGKVVELTRHEYDLLFYLALSPNRVFTKEQIYQHIYEDVESEVDNRVYGLVKNLRKKIEENPEEPHYIETIRGVGYRFRA, from the coding sequence ATGATTCTTACCATTTCTGATTCCGAAGAGGGAATCCTGAATAAAATTAAATCAGTTCTAGCCTGCGAAAGTACGTTAGAAGTTATGGAGATTACAAATTCTGAAAAGTTGACATTCCAAGGTTTGGAAATAGACCAGCTTCAGCGGAGCGTAATCAAAGATGGTAAGGTTGTGGAACTTACCAGACATGAATATGACCTGCTTTTTTATCTGGCCTTATCCCCCAATCGGGTATTTACAAAAGAACAGATTTACCAGCATATTTATGAGGATGTGGAGTCAGAAGTGGATAACCGTGTCTATGGGTTAGTCAAGAATCTGAGAAAGAAAATAGAAGAAAATCCGGAAGAACCGCACTACATAGAAACGATACGTGGTGTAGGCTACCGTTTTCGGGCATAA
- a CDS encoding ABC transporter ATP-binding protein — protein sequence MSIRIDDLTVTFKNGVTAVDHVDLEIPHGIFGLLGENGAGKTTLMRVLTTVLAPTSGKVLLDGTLYCEANYEKIQKKIGYLPQEIDLYPSLTVRECLEYMGDLAGIEKRESKKRIDYYLEKTSLADHQKKKMRQLSGGMKRRVGLVQALLHEPDFLIVDEPTTGLDPEERIRIRNLLVDFAEERTVLFSTHVVEDLMATCNQLAVMKKGRFLYTGTMRELLNKARGHVWECCTEDESLARELERKYHISSKQYTEEGIRLRLLGENMPSESGCIACDVTLEDAYIYVTNR from the coding sequence ATGAGTATAAGAATAGACGATTTAACAGTAACATTTAAAAATGGAGTGACAGCGGTAGATCATGTGGATCTGGAAATCCCACATGGGATATTTGGTCTGTTAGGTGAAAATGGTGCAGGAAAAACAACGTTGATGCGGGTGCTTACAACGGTGCTTGCACCCACAAGTGGAAAAGTTCTGTTAGATGGTACGCTATATTGCGAAGCAAATTACGAAAAGATACAGAAAAAGATTGGGTATCTGCCACAGGAAATTGATCTGTATCCGTCTTTGACTGTTCGAGAATGTCTGGAGTATATGGGAGATCTGGCTGGAATTGAGAAAAGAGAAAGCAAGAAAAGGATTGATTACTATCTGGAGAAGACCAGTCTTGCAGACCATCAGAAAAAGAAAATGCGGCAGCTTTCAGGTGGAATGAAGCGAAGAGTTGGATTAGTGCAGGCATTACTCCATGAGCCGGATTTTTTAATTGTGGATGAACCAACAACAGGGCTCGATCCGGAGGAACGCATCCGTATCCGTAATTTACTGGTAGATTTTGCAGAAGAACGCACCGTATTATTTTCAACGCATGTGGTGGAGGATCTGATGGCAACCTGTAATCAGCTTGCGGTTATGAAAAAAGGTAGATTCCTTTATACAGGAACAATGAGGGAATTATTGAATAAGGCAAGAGGGCATGTATGGGAATGCTGTACAGAGGACGAAAGCCTTGCAAGAGAATTAGAAAGAAAATATCATATTTCCAGTAAGCAGTATACGGAGGAAGGAATTAGATTAAGACTGTTAGGGGAGAATATGCCGTCAGAAAGTGGATGTATAGCTTGTGACGTAACTTTGGAAGATGCATATATCTATGTAACCAATCGATAA
- a CDS encoding ABC transporter permease, with the protein MKAIIKRNLKNYLKNPIFWIGLIVVLISMYQTLAPYLSIHYVKSDETFRKVKMASDGDVMEGCIPATPDKERELWEKEIVKILQDTENGFGMSEVEAEAVISEMKQMKITEACQYLKTEYHFNGANYVYEDVSWYQGSPEEVNRYIRENLEKHPFSYYFGRKFTDFASLHMAFFATVLLAFLFFQDMRKNTYELLHTKPMTAFQYIAGKISSGFLIMTAALVIMNIVFIILCYATAVKSGFAMNILDFVQNSILYVLPNILMICCVYAVTALLFKNPLPAVPALVLYIIYSNMLTWDSKGQCHARPFSIMVRFPGNFFETELPHQVYLNQLLLVAASILLMFIAVWMWKRRRVY; encoded by the coding sequence ATGAAAGCAATCATAAAAAGGAATCTGAAAAATTATCTTAAAAATCCGATATTCTGGATCGGTTTGATTGTTGTTTTAATCAGTATGTACCAGACACTTGCACCCTATCTGTCCATTCATTACGTGAAGTCGGATGAAACCTTCAGGAAGGTAAAAATGGCCTCCGATGGGGATGTTATGGAGGGATGTATTCCGGCAACACCGGATAAGGAGAGAGAACTGTGGGAGAAAGAGATTGTAAAGATACTTCAGGACACAGAGAATGGGTTTGGCATGTCGGAAGTAGAGGCGGAGGCAGTGATATCTGAGATGAAACAGATGAAGATTACGGAGGCGTGTCAGTATCTGAAAACGGAATACCACTTTAATGGTGCCAATTATGTGTATGAGGACGTTTCATGGTATCAGGGAAGCCCGGAGGAAGTCAACCGGTATATCAGAGAAAATCTTGAGAAACATCCATTCTCCTATTATTTCGGAAGAAAATTTACAGATTTTGCAAGCCTGCATATGGCATTCTTTGCAACGGTTCTGCTGGCGTTTTTATTTTTTCAGGATATGAGGAAAAATACTTATGAATTGCTGCACACCAAACCGATGACGGCTTTTCAATATATTGCCGGGAAAATAAGCAGTGGATTTCTCATTATGACGGCGGCACTGGTCATTATGAATATCGTATTTATCATTTTGTGTTACGCCACGGCAGTAAAATCAGGATTTGCTATGAACATACTGGATTTTGTTCAGAATTCGATCCTGTATGTCCTGCCGAACATCCTGATGATCTGCTGTGTGTATGCGGTTACAGCGCTGCTGTTTAAGAATCCGCTTCCAGCGGTTCCGGCGCTGGTTCTTTATATCATTTATTCTAATATGCTGACATGGGATAGCAAAGGACAGTGTCATGCAAGACCATTCTCTATTATGGTTCGATTTCCGGGGAATTTTTTTGAAACGGAATTGCCACATCAGGTATATCTCAATCAACTGCTTCTTGTGGCAGCATCCATACTGCTCATGTTTATAGCGGTGTGGATGTGGAAAAGGAGGAGAGTATATTGA
- a CDS encoding HAMP domain-containing sensor histidine kinase encodes MEKIRNLSLKKTMVLYTILSLIVTFFLSVSIIEIAGQIQEEVWWKYVDQDEYYQAMNDRNENFEVVVPRPNQSKMSRMDWHISETCDFLQTYGVLLFSFAGCGIAVSLFYKNKLKRPIQELKMASQMIAEEDLDFHMAYENEDEMGMLCREFERMRGQLEENNRRLWQMIEDERVLRAAIAHDIRSPLAIMRGYQEMLLEFVPEDMLDQEKMMEMLRGGMLQIERMNHFIDSMRKMTKLEERELNCSVVDIRQLINQIEALAEVVVEKSEKNFTVTTVRESEILTADEEIIMEVADNLLANAFRYANQEVRLKLTVTPQYLKMSIRDDGIGFQENIDRVTQAFYHENPQDDLKHFGMGMYISRIYCERHGGKLLIKNVADGGAEVEAVFKNYVLEEQQQK; translated from the coding sequence ATGGAAAAGATAAGAAATTTATCCTTGAAAAAGACAATGGTTTTATATACGATACTCAGCTTGATTGTCACTTTTTTTCTTTCTGTGTCAATTATTGAGATTGCCGGGCAGATACAGGAGGAGGTCTGGTGGAAGTACGTGGATCAGGACGAGTATTATCAGGCAATGAATGACCGCAATGAAAATTTTGAGGTAGTGGTACCGAGACCGAATCAGAGTAAAATGAGCAGAATGGACTGGCATATTTCAGAAACCTGTGATTTCCTTCAGACGTACGGAGTATTGCTTTTTTCTTTTGCCGGATGTGGAATTGCGGTCAGCCTGTTTTACAAAAATAAATTAAAGAGACCGATTCAGGAACTGAAGATGGCATCACAGATGATTGCGGAGGAAGATCTGGATTTTCATATGGCTTATGAGAACGAGGACGAGATGGGGATGCTGTGCAGGGAATTTGAAAGGATGCGTGGGCAGTTGGAAGAAAATAACCGTAGACTTTGGCAGATGATCGAAGATGAGCGGGTACTGCGTGCAGCGATTGCCCATGATATCCGCTCGCCGCTTGCAATCATGCGGGGATATCAGGAAATGCTTTTGGAATTTGTTCCGGAAGATATGCTTGATCAAGAGAAAATGATGGAGATGTTAAGGGGCGGTATGCTTCAGATTGAACGGATGAACCATTTTATTGATAGTATGAGGAAGATGACGAAATTGGAAGAACGGGAATTAAACTGTTCCGTGGTAGATATCCGGCAGTTGATAAACCAGATAGAAGCTCTGGCAGAAGTCGTGGTGGAAAAATCAGAAAAGAATTTTACAGTGACGACAGTGAGAGAATCTGAAATACTGACTGCGGATGAGGAAATCATCATGGAAGTAGCGGATAATCTGTTGGCTAACGCATTCCGCTATGCCAATCAGGAAGTTAGGCTGAAGCTGACAGTGACACCCCAATATCTGAAAATGAGTATCAGGGATGACGGAATTGGATTTCAGGAAAATATCGACAGGGTGACACAGGCGTTTTATCATGAGAATCCACAGGATGACTTAAAGCATTTTGGAATGGGTATGTATATCAGCCGTATCTACTGCGAACGGCATGGTGGGAAACTGCTGATAAAAAATGTAGCAGATGGCGGTGCGGAAGTTGAGGCAGTGTTTAAAAATTATGTATTAGAAGAACAACAGCAGAAATAA
- a CDS encoding response regulator transcription factor, with product MAYRILIVDDDIELLKMLKNYFEIKRYDVMMAEDGTDALEKIHKKPDIILLDINMPKIDGLEVCRRIRGKVTCPIIFLTAKVEEQDRVNGLLSGGDDYILKPFSLKELDARIIAHLKREERHKGKSEYRFHGDLSIDYGAKRVQIGENDLELTKLEYAIIEFLSMNPGQVFDRERIYEKVCGYDAEGDSRVVTELIRRVRKKLAEYTQTEYIETVWGMGYRWKR from the coding sequence GTGGCATATAGAATTTTGATCGTGGATGATGACATCGAATTATTAAAGATGTTAAAGAACTATTTTGAAATCAAACGATATGATGTAATGATGGCAGAAGATGGCACAGATGCTTTGGAAAAAATCCATAAGAAACCGGATATTATCTTGCTGGACATCAATATGCCTAAAATAGACGGATTAGAAGTATGCAGACGTATCCGGGGCAAAGTAACTTGTCCCATTATCTTCCTGACGGCAAAAGTGGAGGAGCAGGACAGGGTAAACGGGCTTTTATCCGGTGGGGATGACTATATACTGAAGCCGTTTAGTCTGAAAGAACTGGATGCTCGTATTATTGCACATTTGAAGCGTGAGGAGCGTCATAAAGGGAAGTCTGAATACAGATTCCACGGAGACCTCAGTATTGATTATGGAGCAAAGAGGGTTCAGATCGGTGAAAATGATTTGGAGCTTACGAAGCTGGAATATGCAATCATTGAGTTTTTGTCCATGAATCCAGGACAGGTTTTTGACAGGGAGCGGATATACGAAAAGGTGTGTGGTTATGATGCGGAAGGTGACAGCCGTGTTGTTACGGAACTGATCCGGAGAGTGAGAAAGAAACTGGCGGAATATACGCAGACAGAATACATTGAGACAGTATGGGGGATGGGGTATCGATGGAAAAGATAA
- a CDS encoding winged helix-turn-helix domain-containing protein, which yields MRSYKRYTRRKRLLKQIAVVALSPNRVFTKEQIYQHIYEEAESEVNNRIYGLIKNLRKKIEENPETPHYIETIRGVGYRFRA from the coding sequence ATGAGAAGTTATAAACGGTATACCAGGCGAAAGAGACTTTTGAAGCAAATCGCTGTGGTTGCTTTATCTCCTAATCGGGTATTCACGAAAGAACAGATCTATCAGCATATCTATGAGGAAGCGGAGTCAGAAGTGAATAACCGAATTTACGGTCTGATTAAGAACTTGAGAAAGAAAATAGAAGAAAATCCGGAAACACCGCACTACATAGAAACGATACGTGGTGTTGGTTATCGCTTTCGGGCATAA
- the ligA gene encoding NAD-dependent DNA ligase LigA — translation MSVKRIKNLVKQLNEYRHAYYNQDAPLVSDAEYDRLFDELKELEEQTGFILSNSPTQTVGYYPVSELAKVTHPIPLLSLEKTKLISELLDFMKGQEVLFMLKLDGLTTKLIYEDGRLIQASTRGDGEVGEDITHNIPAFLNVPLTIPHKERLVITGESFIPTNDFERLKDTLRDGNGKPYKNGRNFASGSVRSLDPKNCIGRCVRFLPFNVLEGMEDVPFPDSRACKLEGLTHLGFGYCPFFSISGTGLSKEYAEKFIQELVSTAANLHLPIDGIVMIFDSLSYSKSCGKTGHHYKDGLAYKFEDDTYETFLREIEWTPTRFGEIAPVGIFDTVEIDGCDVSRASLHNLTFIKNLELVPGCRILVSKRNMIIPHIEDNLDRGRYTDITPPVCPCCGSKTRTYSRKTSDGRTVETLHCDNPQCDSQITRRFVHFASKKAMNIEGLSEATLEKFLNLGYLHSFQDIYHLEEHREDIVALDGYGEKSFDRLWESINASRRTSFVRYLVSMDIPMIGRTKSRILDTVFSGNLTAFEQAAVGDYDFTQLEDFGEILNHNIHSWFADEANLDLWKNLQNEFTFEQRKEETIMTKENKFTGCTIVATGKLEHFTRDGINDKILELGAKPGSSVTKKTDYLICGEKAGSKLAKAQSLGIPILTEAEFLEMIA, via the coding sequence ATGTCAGTCAAAAGAATTAAGAATCTTGTAAAACAACTCAATGAATACCGTCATGCCTACTACAATCAGGATGCCCCTCTGGTATCTGATGCCGAGTATGACCGACTCTTTGACGAACTGAAGGAACTGGAGGAACAGACTGGTTTCATCCTGTCAAATTCTCCGACACAGACGGTTGGATATTATCCGGTCAGTGAACTTGCCAAAGTCACCCATCCGATTCCACTGCTCTCGCTTGAGAAAACAAAACTGATTTCAGAGCTTTTAGATTTCATGAAAGGACAGGAAGTTCTCTTTATGCTGAAACTGGACGGTTTGACTACCAAACTCATTTACGAAGATGGCAGACTGATTCAGGCTTCTACCCGTGGAGATGGTGAAGTGGGGGAAGATATTACACACAATATCCCGGCATTTTTAAATGTACCGCTTACCATTCCACACAAAGAACGTCTGGTCATTACCGGTGAGTCTTTTATACCAACCAATGATTTTGAACGTCTGAAAGATACTCTGCGTGATGGAAATGGAAAACCTTATAAAAACGGACGTAATTTTGCTTCCGGATCAGTACGAAGTCTTGATCCGAAGAACTGTATCGGACGTTGTGTTCGCTTTCTTCCGTTCAATGTATTAGAAGGAATGGAGGATGTTCCCTTCCCGGACAGCAGAGCCTGCAAATTAGAAGGTTTAACACACCTGGGCTTTGGTTACTGCCCGTTTTTCTCAATTTCAGGAACCGGACTTTCAAAAGAATATGCGGAGAAATTCATTCAGGAATTGGTATCCACAGCAGCAAATTTACATCTTCCTATCGATGGCATTGTCATGATTTTTGACAGTCTCAGCTACTCCAAAAGCTGCGGAAAAACCGGACACCACTATAAGGACGGCCTCGCCTATAAGTTTGAGGATGATACCTACGAAACTTTCTTGCGTGAAATTGAATGGACACCGACCAGATTCGGAGAGATTGCTCCGGTCGGCATCTTCGATACCGTGGAGATTGACGGCTGTGATGTTTCCAGAGCTTCCCTTCATAATCTGACCTTTATCAAAAATCTGGAGCTTGTACCCGGATGCCGGATTCTTGTTTCCAAACGAAACATGATCATCCCACATATAGAGGATAATCTGGATCGTGGAAGGTATACCGACATCACGCCTCCGGTCTGCCCTTGCTGTGGTTCCAAAACCAGAACCTACAGCCGTAAGACCAGCGACGGTCGCACCGTAGAAACTCTGCATTGTGATAATCCGCAGTGCGACAGCCAGATCACAAGAAGGTTTGTCCATTTTGCCAGCAAGAAGGCAATGAACATCGAAGGACTGTCAGAAGCCACTTTAGAAAAATTCCTGAATCTGGGCTATCTGCACTCTTTTCAGGACATCTATCATCTGGAGGAACACCGGGAAGATATTGTGGCACTGGACGGATATGGTGAGAAATCTTTCGACCGCTTGTGGGAATCCATCAACGCCAGCCGGAGGACCAGCTTTGTCCGCTATCTGGTTTCCATGGATATTCCTATGATCGGCAGAACCAAAAGCCGGATTCTGGACACCGTATTTTCCGGAAATTTAACTGCATTTGAACAGGCGGCTGTCGGAGATTACGACTTCACTCAGTTAGAGGATTTTGGCGAAATCTTAAATCACAACATCCATTCCTGGTTTGCAGATGAAGCAAATCTTGATTTATGGAAAAACTTACAGAACGAATTCACATTTGAACAAAGAAAGGAAGAGACCATTATGACAAAAGAAAACAAATTTACAGGATGTACCATCGTAGCAACAGGGAAACTGGAGCATTTTACCAGAGACGGTATCAACGATAAGATTCTGGAGCTTGGTGCCAAACCTGGCAGCTCTGTAACAAAGAAAACCGATTACCTGATCTGCGGGGAAAAAGCCGGCAGCAAACTGGCAAAAGCCCAGAGCCTTGGTATTCCAATTCTTACAGAAGCTGAATTTTTGGAGATGATTGCATAA
- a CDS encoding NADAR family protein, with protein MNQTNTSKRIPTQINEFRGDYAFLSNFYPAPVSYMGQTYANNEAAFQAQKTLSAREQRKFCIFRMHNPSDAKKLGRDLTLRPDWEKVKVRLMYEICMCKFMQNPELRDKLLATGESTLIEGNNWGDYFWGKVNNCGENQLGIILMDVRAKLQWNAETAPNNIPQCLQ; from the coding sequence ATGAATCAAACAAATACAAGCAAGCGCATACCTACACAGATCAATGAATTTCGGGGAGATTATGCTTTTCTAAGCAATTTCTATCCGGCACCGGTCTCTTACATGGGACAAACCTATGCAAATAATGAAGCTGCTTTTCAAGCGCAGAAAACACTCTCTGCGAGAGAGCAACGCAAATTCTGTATTTTTCGGATGCATAATCCTTCTGATGCAAAGAAACTCGGCAGAGATCTTACATTACGCCCGGACTGGGAAAAAGTGAAAGTCCGGCTCATGTATGAAATCTGCATGTGCAAATTCATGCAGAACCCGGAACTCCGGGATAAACTTCTTGCAACCGGAGAGTCCACACTTATTGAAGGAAACAACTGGGGTGACTATTTCTGGGGCAAAGTCAATAACTGCGGAGAAAACCAGTTAGGAATCATCCTGATGGATGTACGTGCGAAGCTGCAGTGGAATGCAGAAACAGCGCCCAATAATATACCTCAATGTCTGCAATAA
- a CDS encoding LPD11 domain-containing protein, translated as MNENAKTKLVLEYTGMDDFSCPVYKDQFGKLWKDIDLGKEPEPNLYSLSFNHIDGEPSHPIQQEYTFHPAPYQRSSYEFEYRMLSKLQSDCEYYLGYGNRSPSILCNHSVQNHIARMKELWNGFPTDQKPEWLTWEQLLQYEKVMTETGIPVKNCSD; from the coding sequence ATGAATGAAAATGCAAAAACAAAATTAGTGCTTGAGTATACTGGCATGGATGATTTTTCCTGTCCGGTATATAAGGACCAATTCGGAAAGTTGTGGAAGGATATTGACCTTGGCAAAGAGCCTGAACCGAATCTTTATTCTTTATCTTTTAACCATATTGATGGAGAACCTTCCCATCCCATACAGCAGGAGTACACATTTCATCCGGCTCCGTATCAAAGAAGTTCCTATGAATTCGAGTACCGGATGTTAAGTAAATTACAGTCTGACTGTGAATACTATCTGGGCTACGGAAATCGCAGTCCGTCTATCCTATGCAATCATAGCGTTCAAAACCATATTGCCCGTATGAAAGAATTATGGAATGGTTTTCCCACAGATCAGAAACCGGAATGGCTGACCTGGGAACAGCTTCTTCAGTACGAAAAAGTAATGACAGAAACCGGAATACCCGTGAAGAACTGCTCAGACTAG